One window of Bacteroides sp. AN502(2024) genomic DNA carries:
- a CDS encoding TonB-dependent receptor domain-containing protein produces the protein MKKYIFPLVCLCCALLPALEGQAHEYPDHPELRKSDANIIGHILDKNTQEHLPYITIALKGTTIGTVTDATGHYFLKNLPEGNFVLEVSSVGYKTVRRNVTLKKGRTLEEDFEIEEDAVALDGVVVSANRNETTRRLAPTLVNVVDLKIFENTNSTTLAQGLSFQPGVRVESNCQNCGFQQVRINGLDGPYTQILLDSRPIFSALSGVYGIEQIPASMIERVEVMRGGGSALFGSSAIAGTINIITKEPIRNSGMLSHTLTGIGDGDAFDNSTALNASLVTDDQRAGLYIFGQNRHRSAYDHDEDGYSEIPKLHGQTIGFRSFLKTTTYSKLTFEYHHMEEFRRGGDLLNRPPHEANVAEQTEHSINGGGVKFDYFSPDEKHRFNLFASAQHINRDSYYGPGDRDPLDAYGNTTDLNWMAGSQYVYSFGKCIFMPSDLTAGVEFNQDKLGDNMWGYNRTVDQKVNIGSAFLQNEWKNKHWGFLIGGRLDKHNLIDHVIFSPRANLRYNPTENINLRFSYSSGFRAPQAFDEDLHVENVGGNVAMVELADRLKEERSQSLSASADIYHRLGAFQVNFLLEGFYTKLSDVFALTDGEVVNGILTRTRYNAPGARVMGLTLEGKVAYLTKFQIQAGVTLQQSHYNEPHVWNKKAPAVKKMMRTPNTYGYFTATYTPIKPLSVALSGTYTGSMLVPHEPVPGFLEHPTTVNTNDFFDIGLKAAYDFKLYKSTNLQVNVGIQNIFNAYQNDFDKGADRDSGYIYGPSLPRSFFAGVKISY, from the coding sequence ATGAAGAAATACATCTTTCCGCTTGTCTGCTTGTGTTGCGCATTGTTGCCTGCCCTTGAAGGACAAGCCCATGAATATCCGGATCATCCCGAATTACGTAAGTCAGATGCCAATATCATTGGCCATATCCTTGATAAAAACACCCAAGAGCATTTGCCCTATATTACCATCGCCTTGAAAGGTACGACCATCGGAACGGTGACCGATGCTACCGGGCACTATTTCTTGAAGAATCTTCCCGAAGGCAATTTTGTGCTTGAAGTCAGTTCGGTGGGCTATAAGACCGTCAGACGGAACGTGACGCTGAAGAAAGGGCGTACACTGGAAGAAGATTTCGAAATAGAAGAAGACGCTGTCGCTTTGGATGGCGTAGTAGTGTCTGCCAATCGTAATGAGACCACTCGCCGGCTGGCTCCGACACTGGTGAATGTCGTGGATTTGAAAATCTTTGAGAATACCAACTCTACTACGCTGGCACAAGGACTGAGCTTTCAGCCGGGCGTCCGTGTGGAGTCCAATTGTCAGAATTGCGGTTTCCAGCAAGTGCGTATCAACGGACTGGATGGTCCTTACACGCAGATCCTGCTCGATTCCCGCCCTATTTTCAGTGCGCTTTCCGGAGTATATGGCATCGAGCAGATTCCCGCCAGCATGATAGAACGGGTGGAAGTGATGCGTGGAGGCGGATCGGCTTTGTTCGGATCGTCTGCCATTGCCGGAACAATTAATATCATCACCAAGGAGCCAATACGCAACTCTGGCATGTTGTCCCATACCCTTACAGGCATTGGCGATGGCGACGCTTTCGATAACAGCACAGCCTTGAACGCCTCGCTTGTGACGGACGACCAGCGTGCAGGTTTGTATATCTTCGGTCAGAACCGCCATCGTTCTGCGTACGACCATGACGAAGACGGGTACTCCGAGATTCCCAAGTTGCATGGTCAGACCATCGGTTTCCGCTCGTTTCTGAAAACAACGACTTATTCGAAACTGACTTTTGAATATCATCACATGGAGGAATTCCGCAGAGGGGGAGACTTGCTGAACCGCCCGCCCCACGAAGCGAATGTGGCGGAGCAGACCGAACACTCGATCAATGGCGGAGGAGTGAAGTTTGATTATTTCTCTCCTGACGAGAAGCATCGTTTCAATCTGTTCGCATCCGCGCAGCACATCAATCGTGACAGCTATTATGGACCGGGTGATAGAGATCCGTTAGATGCTTACGGAAATACCACCGACTTAAATTGGATGGCAGGATCGCAATATGTCTACAGTTTCGGAAAATGTATCTTTATGCCTTCCGACCTGACTGCCGGAGTCGAATTCAATCAGGACAAACTGGGAGATAACATGTGGGGATATAATCGTACGGTAGACCAGAAAGTGAATATCGGTAGTGCTTTTCTTCAGAACGAATGGAAGAATAAGCACTGGGGATTCCTTATTGGCGGTCGTCTGGATAAACATAATCTGATTGACCATGTGATATTCAGTCCGCGTGCCAATCTGCGTTATAATCCGACGGAGAATATCAATCTTCGTTTCAGTTACTCGTCCGGTTTCCGTGCTCCTCAGGCTTTCGACGAAGATTTGCACGTGGAGAATGTGGGCGGTAATGTGGCGATGGTCGAACTGGCGGACCGTCTGAAAGAGGAAAGGTCGCAGAGCTTGAGTGCTTCTGCGGATATTTATCACCGTTTGGGTGCGTTTCAGGTTAACTTCCTGTTAGAAGGATTCTATACAAAGTTGTCGGATGTTTTTGCTCTTACCGACGGAGAGGTAGTGAACGGAATCTTGACACGTACACGCTACAATGCACCGGGAGCCCGTGTGATGGGATTGACATTGGAAGGAAAGGTGGCTTATCTGACTAAATTTCAGATTCAGGCAGGAGTCACTTTGCAACAGAGCCATTACAATGAACCGCACGTATGGAATAAGAAGGCTCCGGCTGTGAAAAAAATGATGCGTACACCGAATACTTACGGTTATTTTACGGCAACCTACACCCCGATAAAACCATTGTCTGTGGCTCTTTCCGGTACGTATACCGGTTCGATGCTGGTTCCCCATGAACCTGTGCCGGGATTCCTTGAACATCCGACAACGGTGAATACCAACGATTTCTTCGACATCGGTCTGAAGGCTGCTTATGATTTCAAACTTTACAAGTCGACGAACTTGCAGGTGAATGTCGGTATACAGAATATTTTCAATGCTTACCAGAACGACTTCGACAAAGGAGCCGACCGTGACTCCGGTTATATTTATGGCCCGTCGTTGCCGAGAAGTTTCTTTGCCGGGGTGAAGATCAGTTATTAA
- a CDS encoding IS66 family transposase has protein sequence MLTEEQEKALLEELEQLRQDKAALISRVSSLEQSLYWLRKKVFGRMSEKNLPLDPNQLFLFSKAEMSSMEISRMEEEVRKSDEEITRTIKVKEKPARKPLDTSSLAVEVVDLYPEGTTDEEGRLKDDFIEIGKEESSRLERVPAKLYILKTVRHKVISKSDMEKYPEERQILIHPLPLVPVSKCMAGASVLTDIIIGKFMYHLPFYRLIQQYRESGISISESTMCGWYEMAVEKLRLLYNLLKQKILSSEYIQVDESVIPVLDNEKHKAKKGYEWCVRDGITGDVMFHYDRGSRSGTVARELLGCYHGIVQCDGYAAYEQFEQVKGITMVGCWAHVRRKYVDALEENRTLATQAIHYIGKLYKIESEANDAGLTAEERKEKRISEAYPLILEFEKWLQDTYLRVLPKSRMGKAIEYTYTLLPRLSRYVNDGRIEIDDNRIENAIRPLALGRKNYLFCGNDASAYRAAIVYSLISTCKSAEVDPRIWMEDVLSKIPYYERDEKNMEELLPRNWVKSNQTCSE, from the coding sequence ATGCTTACAGAGGAACAGGAAAAAGCCTTATTGGAAGAATTAGAGCAGCTCCGTCAGGATAAAGCGGCGCTTATCAGCAGGGTTTCCTCACTGGAACAGTCGCTGTACTGGCTTCGGAAAAAAGTCTTTGGCCGGATGAGCGAGAAGAATCTTCCGCTTGATCCCAACCAACTGTTCCTGTTCTCAAAAGCTGAAATGTCCTCCATGGAAATATCCCGGATGGAGGAGGAAGTCCGCAAAAGCGATGAAGAAATCACCAGAACCATAAAAGTCAAGGAGAAGCCGGCCCGCAAGCCCTTGGATACATCTTCTCTTGCGGTAGAGGTTGTTGATCTTTACCCCGAAGGGACAACAGACGAGGAAGGCAGGCTTAAGGATGATTTCATTGAAATCGGAAAGGAAGAGAGTTCACGCCTGGAACGTGTTCCGGCAAAATTGTATATCCTGAAGACTGTCCGTCACAAAGTGATAAGTAAGTCCGATATGGAGAAATACCCCGAGGAAAGACAGATCCTGATTCACCCTCTACCTCTTGTTCCGGTCAGTAAATGTATGGCAGGCGCCTCGGTCCTGACAGACATTATCATCGGCAAGTTCATGTATCATCTCCCGTTCTATCGTCTGATACAGCAGTATCGCGAATCAGGAATCAGCATAAGCGAATCTACCATGTGCGGATGGTATGAAATGGCGGTGGAGAAACTCAGGTTGCTGTACAACCTGCTCAAACAGAAGATACTCTCCAGTGAGTATATACAAGTGGACGAGAGTGTCATTCCTGTGCTGGACAATGAGAAACATAAGGCGAAAAAGGGGTATGAGTGGTGCGTACGCGACGGCATCACGGGGGACGTCATGTTCCATTATGACCGTGGCAGCCGTTCGGGGACTGTAGCCCGTGAACTGCTGGGATGTTACCATGGCATTGTGCAATGTGACGGCTATGCAGCTTACGAACAGTTTGAGCAGGTGAAAGGAATCACTATGGTCGGCTGTTGGGCACATGTCAGAAGGAAGTACGTGGATGCCCTGGAAGAGAACAGGACCCTGGCCACACAGGCAATACACTACATCGGCAAGTTGTACAAGATAGAATCTGAAGCCAATGATGCAGGGCTCACAGCTGAAGAGCGTAAGGAAAAACGTATCAGTGAGGCCTATCCGCTGATACTTGAATTTGAAAAGTGGCTGCAGGACACCTATCTTAGAGTGCTTCCTAAAAGCCGTATGGGTAAAGCCATCGAATATACGTACACGCTCCTTCCAAGACTTTCCAGATACGTAAACGACGGAAGAATCGAAATTGATGACAACCGTATAGAAAATGCCATAAGACCTTTGGCTTTGGGAAGAAAGAACTATCTGTTCTGCGGAAACGATGCATCAGCATACAGGGCTGCCATCGTATACTCACTGATTTCAACCTGCAAATCAGCAGAAGTAGACCCCAGAATCTGGATGGAAGATGTCCTGAGCAAAATTCCATATTATGAAAGGGATGAGAAGAATATGGAAGAACTTCTACCACGTAATTGGGTAAAATCCAATCAAACTTGTTCCGAATAG
- the tnpB gene encoding IS66 family insertion sequence element accessory protein TnpB (TnpB, as the term is used for proteins encoded by IS66 family insertion elements, is considered an accessory protein, since TnpC, encoded by a neighboring gene, is a DDE family transposase.), translating to MFSLNDSMRYLLYNRPTDMRKSFHTLSGIITDAMGQDPCNGNVYIFINRARDRIKLLHWEPGGMVLYSKLLEAGTLGKPDSANDNEVCTNIEWRELVMIVEGIMEARDSRRTRLENLQKLRK from the coding sequence ATGTTCAGCCTTAATGACAGTATGCGCTATCTGTTGTATAACCGCCCAACTGATATGCGCAAAAGCTTCCATACCCTCAGCGGTATCATCACCGACGCCATGGGTCAGGACCCCTGTAACGGCAACGTGTATATCTTCATAAACCGTGCCCGTGACCGTATAAAACTCCTGCATTGGGAGCCTGGCGGCATGGTGTTATATTCCAAACTTCTGGAAGCCGGTACCTTAGGTAAACCTGATTCTGCCAACGACAATGAGGTCTGTACAAATATAGAATGGCGGGAACTTGTCATGATAGTGGAGGGTATCATGGAAGCCCGTGACTCCCGTCGCACGAGACTTGAAAACCTGCAGAAACTTCGAAAATAG
- a CDS encoding DUF456 domain-containing protein — translation MLDVVLIAISTVCLIAGLVGCILPMLPGPPVAYLGLVILHFTDKVQYSTTQLIVWLLIVAVLQVLDYFIPMLGSKYSGGSKWGNWGCIIGTLVGLFFLPWGIILGPFFGAMMGELLANKEFSQAFKSGVGSLLGFIFGTLLKLVVCGYFCCQFITALVR, via the coding sequence ATGTTAGATGTTGTTTTGATTGCGATAAGTACCGTTTGTTTGATAGCCGGGCTCGTCGGTTGCATACTTCCTATGCTGCCCGGTCCGCCTGTCGCTTATTTGGGATTAGTCATTCTCCATTTTACGGATAAGGTGCAGTATTCTACCACGCAATTAATCGTGTGGTTATTGATTGTAGCTGTTTTGCAAGTATTGGATTATTTCATTCCGATGTTGGGAAGCAAGTATAGTGGCGGTAGTAAATGGGGTAATTGGGGATGCATCATCGGAACGTTGGTCGGACTTTTTTTCTTGCCTTGGGGCATTATTCTCGGTCCGTTTTTCGGGGCAATGATGGGTGAATTATTAGCGAATAAAGAGTTTTCGCAGGCATTCAAATCAGGTGTGGGCTCTTTACTCGGATTTATATTCGGAACTTTACTGAAGTTGGTTGTCTGCGGTTATTTCTGCTGTCAATTTATTACAGCTCTTGTTCGATAA
- the rpiB gene encoding ribose 5-phosphate isomerase B, with product MKTIGLACDHAGFELKEFVRGWLEAKGWAYKDFGTNSTASVDYPDYAHPLALAVESGECYPGIAICGSGNGISMTLNKHREIRAALCWNAEIAHLARQHNDANVLVMPGRFINMEEADMILTEFFSTKFEGGRHQKRIDKIPVK from the coding sequence ATGAAAACAATCGGATTAGCATGCGACCATGCCGGTTTTGAACTGAAAGAGTTTGTTCGCGGCTGGCTGGAAGCAAAAGGCTGGGCTTACAAGGATTTCGGGACCAACTCTACCGCTAGCGTAGACTATCCGGATTATGCTCATCCACTGGCTCTTGCAGTAGAATCGGGAGAATGTTATCCAGGTATCGCAATCTGCGGCAGTGGAAACGGAATCAGTATGACACTGAACAAACACCGGGAAATTCGCGCTGCGCTCTGCTGGAATGCAGAAATTGCGCACCTGGCCCGTCAACACAATGACGCGAATGTTCTGGTGATGCCGGGACGCTTCATCAACATGGAAGAAGCGGATATGATTCTGACAGAGTTCTTCTCTACAAAATTTGAGGGTGGCCGCCATCAGAAACGTATCGATAAGATTCCGGTCAAATAA
- a CDS encoding transketolase family protein produces MNDNKLMNRAADNIRILAASMVEKANSGHPGGAMGGADFVNVLFSEFLVYDPENPRWEGRDRFFLDPGHMSPMLYSTLALTGKFTLDELKEFRQWGSPTPGHPEVDIMRGIENTSGPLGQGHTFAVGAAIAAKFLKARFNEVMNQTIYAYISDGGIQEEISQGAGRVAGALGLDNLIMFYDSNDIQLSTETKDVTVEDTAMKYEAWGWKVLSINGNDPDEIRAAIQEAQAEKERPTLIIGKTVMGKGARKADGSSYEANCATHGAPLGGDAYVNTIKNLGGDPTHPFVIFPEVAELYAKRAEELKKIVAKKYAVKAAWAKANPEQAAKLELFFSGKAPKVAWAAIEQKAGIATRAASATVLGALATQVENMIVASADLSNSDKTDGFLKKTHSFKKGDFSGAFFQAGVSELTMACICIGMSLHGGVIAACGTFFVFSDYMKPAIRMAALMEQPVKFIWTHDAFRVGEDGPTHEPVEQEAQIRLMEKLKNHKGHNSMLVLRPADAEETTVAWKLAMENMSTPTGLIFSRQNIANLPAGTDYEQATKGAYIVAGSDENPDVILVASGSEVATLVAGTELLRKEGVKVRIVSAPSEGLFRSQPKEYQEAVLPSDAKIFGMTAGLPINLQGLVGYRGKIWGLESFGFSAPYKVLDEKLGFTAENVYNQVKAML; encoded by the coding sequence ATGAACGATAACAAGCTTATGAATCGTGCAGCGGATAACATCCGTATTCTTGCCGCTTCAATGGTTGAGAAAGCCAATTCCGGTCACCCGGGTGGCGCCATGGGCGGTGCTGATTTTGTAAACGTGCTCTTCTCTGAATTTCTAGTATACGATCCGGAAAATCCCCGTTGGGAAGGACGCGACCGCTTCTTTCTGGACCCGGGGCATATGTCTCCGATGCTTTATTCTACACTGGCGTTGACAGGCAAATTTACATTGGACGAACTGAAAGAATTCCGTCAATGGGGAAGCCCCACCCCGGGACACCCCGAAGTGGATATCATGCGTGGCATTGAAAACACCTCCGGTCCATTGGGACAAGGACACACTTTTGCAGTCGGTGCCGCCATTGCTGCCAAGTTTCTGAAAGCCCGTTTCAACGAGGTGATGAACCAAACAATCTATGCTTACATCTCTGACGGTGGCATCCAGGAAGAAATCTCTCAAGGTGCCGGACGTGTTGCCGGTGCACTGGGATTGGATAACCTGATCATGTTTTATGACTCCAACGATATCCAACTTTCTACTGAAACGAAAGATGTAACCGTTGAAGATACTGCCATGAAATATGAAGCATGGGGATGGAAGGTACTCAGCATCAACGGTAATGATCCTGACGAAATCCGCGCAGCAATCCAAGAAGCACAAGCTGAAAAAGAACGCCCGACACTGATTATCGGTAAAACGGTCATGGGTAAAGGTGCACGCAAGGCAGATGGCAGCAGCTATGAAGCCAACTGCGCTACACACGGTGCCCCTCTCGGCGGTGACGCTTATGTAAATACAATCAAGAACTTGGGTGGTGACCCTACCCATCCGTTCGTCATATTCCCGGAAGTAGCCGAACTGTATGCCAAACGTGCAGAAGAGCTGAAGAAAATCGTAGCAAAGAAATATGCCGTAAAAGCTGCATGGGCGAAAGCAAACCCGGAACAAGCCGCAAAACTGGAACTCTTCTTCTCGGGCAAAGCTCCGAAAGTGGCTTGGGCTGCCATCGAACAGAAAGCAGGTATCGCCACTCGTGCTGCGTCTGCCACTGTACTGGGCGCACTTGCCACACAAGTAGAAAACATGATCGTTGCTTCTGCCGACCTTTCCAACTCTGACAAGACTGACGGTTTCCTGAAAAAGACCCATTCATTCAAGAAGGGTGATTTCAGCGGAGCATTCTTCCAGGCAGGCGTATCCGAATTGACAATGGCTTGTATCTGTATCGGGATGTCACTCCACGGTGGTGTAATCGCTGCTTGCGGTACATTCTTCGTATTCTCCGACTACATGAAACCCGCCATACGTATGGCTGCATTGATGGAACAACCGGTGAAATTCATCTGGACACACGATGCTTTCCGCGTAGGTGAAGACGGTCCTACGCACGAACCGGTAGAACAGGAAGCACAAATCCGCCTGATGGAAAAACTGAAGAACCACAAGGGGCATAACTCCATGCTGGTACTTCGTCCGGCCGATGCAGAAGAAACAACTGTTGCATGGAAACTAGCCATGGAGAATATGTCTACTCCCACAGGATTGATCTTCTCCCGCCAGAATATTGCCAACTTACCGGCAGGAACCGATTACGAACAAGCTACCAAGGGTGCCTATATTGTAGCAGGTTCTGACGAAAATCCGGATGTGATTCTGGTGGCTTCAGGTTCTGAAGTTGCTACATTGGTAGCCGGCACAGAGTTGCTTCGCAAAGAAGGTGTGAAGGTACGCATTGTATCTGCTCCGTCAGAAGGTTTGTTCCGCAGCCAACCGAAAGAATATCAGGAAGCTGTTCTTCCGTCAGATGCGAAGATTTTCGGTATGACCGCCGGATTGCCCATTAATCTTCAAGGGTTGGTAGGGTATCGCGGTAAAATCTGGGGATTGGAATCTTTCGGTTTCTCCGCTCCTTACAAAGTGTTGGATGAGAAACTGGGATTCACTGCCGAGAACGTATATAACCAAGTAAAAGCAATGCTCTAA
- a CDS encoding alpha-N-arabinofuranosidase: MKTKLLVSTALLAASVSLSAQKSATLTVHVDQGKEIIPKEIYGQFAEHLGSCIYGGLWVGENSDIPNIKGYRTDVFNALKDLAIPVLRWPGGCFADEYHWMDGIGPKEKRPKMVNNNWGGTIEDNSFGTHEFLNLCEMLGCEPYVSGNVGSGTVEELAKWVEYITSDGDSPMANLRRKNGRDKAWKLKYLGVGNESWGCGGSMRPEYYADLYRRYSTYCRNYDGNRLFKIASGASDYDYHWTDVLMNRVGHRMQGISLHYYTVTGWSGSKGSATQFNKDDYYWTMGKCLEVEDVLKKHCAIMDKYDKDKKIALLLDEWGTWWDEEPGTIKGHLYQQNTLRDAFVASLSLDVFHKYTDRLKMANIAQIVNVLQSMILTKDKAMVLTPTYYVFKMYKVHQDATYLPIDLTCEKMSVRDNRTVPMVSATASQNKDGVIHLSLSNVDADEAQEITIKLGDTKAQKAVGEILTSAKLTDYNSFENPDMVKPAPFKEVKINKGTMKVKLPAKSIVTLELQ, from the coding sequence GCGACCCTAACCGTACATGTCGACCAAGGCAAAGAAATTATCCCGAAAGAGATCTACGGGCAGTTTGCCGAACACCTGGGCTCATGTATCTACGGTGGTCTTTGGGTAGGCGAAAACTCGGATATACCCAATATCAAAGGATACCGTACAGATGTATTCAATGCATTAAAAGACTTGGCCATTCCCGTTCTACGCTGGCCGGGCGGCTGCTTTGCCGATGAATATCATTGGATGGATGGCATTGGTCCGAAAGAAAAACGCCCGAAGATGGTGAATAACAACTGGGGCGGAACGATTGAAGATAACAGTTTCGGTACACATGAGTTCCTGAATCTTTGCGAGATGCTGGGTTGCGAGCCTTATGTAAGTGGAAATGTGGGCAGTGGCACCGTAGAAGAACTTGCCAAATGGGTGGAGTATATAACCTCGGACGGAGACTCTCCCATGGCCAATCTTCGTCGTAAGAATGGTCGTGACAAAGCATGGAAACTCAAGTACTTGGGAGTAGGAAACGAAAGCTGGGGCTGTGGTGGCAGTATGCGTCCGGAATATTATGCGGACCTATACCGCCGTTATTCTACTTATTGCCGCAACTACGACGGCAACCGCCTGTTCAAAATTGCCAGCGGTGCAAGTGATTACGACTATCACTGGACAGACGTATTGATGAATCGTGTAGGACATCGTATGCAGGGGATTTCACTCCACTATTACACCGTAACGGGATGGAGCGGCAGTAAAGGATCGGCCACTCAATTCAACAAAGATGATTATTACTGGACGATGGGTAAATGTCTGGAAGTGGAAGATGTACTCAAGAAACATTGCGCCATCATGGATAAATATGACAAGGACAAGAAGATCGCTCTTTTACTCGATGAATGGGGAACCTGGTGGGATGAAGAACCCGGAACCATCAAAGGACATCTGTATCAGCAGAACACATTGCGTGATGCTTTCGTGGCTTCTTTAAGCCTTGACGTCTTCCATAAATACACAGACCGCCTGAAGATGGCAAACATCGCACAGATTGTCAATGTACTTCAATCCATGATCCTGACGAAAGACAAAGCAATGGTGCTTACTCCCACTTATTATGTTTTCAAGATGTATAAAGTACATCAGGATGCTACTTATCTTCCCATCGACCTGACTTGCGAAAAAATGAGTGTACGTGATAACCGTACCGTGCCGATGGTAAGCGCCACAGCTTCCCAAAACAAGGATGGAGTGATCCACCTTTCTCTTTCCAATGTAGATGCTGACGAAGCACAGGAAATCACTATCAAGCTGGGTGATACGAAAGCCCAAAAGGCGGTCGGAGAGATCCTGACCTCTGCCAAACTGACCGATTACAATTCTTTTGAAAACCCTGATATGGTAAAGCCGGCACCGTTCAAAGAGGTAAAGATCAATAAAGGTACGATGAAGGTAAAACTTCCAGCCAAATCCATTGTTACTTTAGAGCTACAATAG